From the Pseudomonas baltica genome, one window contains:
- a CDS encoding SDR family NAD(P)-dependent oxidoreductase translates to MSTSPSIEGKVAIVTGSGSGIGQAIALAMAAAGAKVVINDIGVSLQGEGGSNSPAMQTQALIREAGGEAVINTDSVSEWANAKRIVDCALDSFGRVDIVVNNAGILRDAIFHKMSPEQWLAVINVHLNGSFFVSRAAAEHFREQQSGAFVHMTSTSGLIGNVGQANYSAAKLGIVGLSKTIAMDMQRFGVRSNCIAPFAWGRMTSSIPSDTPEQKARVERLQQMTPDKNAPLAVYLASDAAKDVSGQVFAARNNELFLMSQSRPLRSVQRSDGWTPQQIAEHGMPALRGSFLPLDASADVFSWDPV, encoded by the coding sequence ATGAGCACCTCCCCATCGATTGAAGGCAAAGTCGCAATCGTCACCGGCAGCGGCAGCGGTATCGGTCAGGCGATCGCCCTGGCCATGGCCGCCGCTGGCGCCAAGGTCGTGATCAACGACATCGGCGTATCGCTGCAAGGCGAAGGCGGTTCCAACAGCCCGGCCATGCAGACCCAGGCCCTTATCCGCGAAGCCGGCGGCGAGGCAGTGATCAACACCGACAGCGTCTCGGAATGGGCCAACGCCAAGCGCATCGTCGACTGCGCGCTGGACTCGTTCGGCCGCGTCGACATCGTGGTCAACAACGCCGGTATCCTGCGCGACGCGATCTTCCACAAGATGAGCCCCGAACAATGGCTGGCCGTGATCAACGTGCACCTCAACGGCAGTTTCTTCGTCAGCCGCGCCGCCGCCGAGCATTTCCGTGAACAGCAAAGCGGTGCCTTCGTGCACATGACCAGCACCTCGGGGCTGATCGGCAACGTCGGCCAGGCCAACTATTCGGCGGCCAAACTTGGCATCGTCGGCCTGTCGAAAACCATTGCGATGGACATGCAGCGTTTTGGCGTGCGCTCCAACTGCATTGCACCCTTCGCCTGGGGCCGCATGACCAGCTCGATTCCCTCCGACACGCCTGAGCAGAAAGCCCGGGTCGAGCGCCTGCAGCAGATGACCCCGGACAAGAACGCACCGCTGGCCGTCTACCTGGCCAGCGACGCGGCCAAGGACGTCAGCGGCCAGGTGTTCGCCGCGCGCAACAACGAGCTGTTCCTGATGAGCCAGAGCCGGCCGCTGCGCAGCGTGCAACGCAGCGACGGCTGGACCCCGCAGCAGATCGCCGAGCACGGCATGCCGGCCCTGCGCGGCAGCTTCCTGCCGCTGGACGCCAGCGCCGACGTGTTCTCGTGGGACCCGGTATGA